From one Paenibacillus terrae HPL-003 genomic stretch:
- the tnpB gene encoding IS66 family insertion sequence element accessory protein TnpB (TnpB, as the term is used for proteins encoded by IS66 family insertion elements, is considered an accessory protein, since TnpC, encoded by a neighboring gene, is a DDE family transposase.) — protein sequence MLNFASASQVYLACGSTDMRKSIDGLAAIVQEQFALSPFSTAWFVFCNRRRDKLKILHWDHASFWLYYRRLERGTFQWPAGGSSPLSLTQRELRWLLDGLSPEQRQAHPAISPEVAI from the coding sequence ATGCTGAATTTCGCATCAGCTTCACAGGTCTATTTGGCCTGTGGCTCCACAGACATGCGTAAATCCATTGACGGCTTGGCGGCCATTGTTCAGGAACAGTTTGCGCTGAGTCCCTTCTCCACAGCATGGTTTGTCTTTTGTAATCGCAGACGGGATAAGCTCAAGATCTTGCATTGGGATCACGCTAGCTTTTGGCTTTACTACCGTCGTTTGGAACGCGGAACCTTTCAGTGGCCTGCCGGCGGCAGTTCCCCACTGAGCCTGACGCAGCGAGAATTGCGATGGCTACTTGATGGTCTGTCACCCGAGCAAAGGCAGGCCCACCCGGCGATATCGCCCGAAGTCGCCATTTGA
- the tnpA gene encoding IS66 family insertion sequence element accessory protein TnpA has translation MKETGQEIWARHIAAFQKSGQTMQAWCAQENLKVHQLKYWLYKSPKVKLTETSTTFRAVAVQHSQHEPLWVQVGAARIVVLPGFEPQLLRDVVAALDLLC, from the coding sequence ATGAAAGAGACGGGACAGGAAATATGGGCAAGACACATTGCAGCCTTCCAGAAAAGTGGGCAAACGATGCAGGCCTGGTGTGCCCAAGAAAATCTGAAAGTGCATCAGTTGAAATATTGGCTGTATAAATCTCCAAAAGTGAAATTAACGGAAACTTCTACGACCTTCCGTGCTGTGGCCGTCCAACATTCGCAGCATGAGCCTTTATGGGTGCAAGTTGGTGCTGCACGAATTGTTGTCCTTCCAGGCTTTGAACCACAGTTGCTTCGCGATGTGGTCGCTGCGCTCGATCTCCTATGCTGA
- a CDS encoding Crp/Fnr family transcriptional regulator, producing the protein MLDLAAKTVSSRPKAPKRSIDSVYALHRKYGTLRRFPKGSFVFTKGSVPVGSYFIENGLLKVCQFTEEGRDVTFFIRKTGDAFGFAEIVLGQNHPCYAQCLHDSQIWVLDAAIIQEKIHSDHEVMSDILYTMTDRLIHHQSTVELLISKPVPWRLAWLLQQLGTPVGDGDSRIDLVLNHEEISNMIGCSRQTVSELLSKWKAQGIISYDRKHIVLHNVQAIFGAGGMN; encoded by the coding sequence ATGCTTGATTTAGCGGCAAAGACTGTATCTTCCAGGCCGAAAGCGCCGAAGCGCTCCATCGATTCCGTGTATGCCCTGCACCGCAAATACGGAACCTTGCGGAGGTTCCCGAAGGGCTCGTTTGTCTTTACCAAAGGAAGCGTTCCTGTCGGCTCCTATTTCATCGAAAACGGATTGCTCAAGGTATGCCAATTTACCGAGGAAGGACGGGATGTAACCTTTTTCATCCGAAAAACCGGGGACGCCTTCGGGTTTGCGGAAATTGTCCTGGGGCAAAATCATCCCTGCTACGCTCAGTGTCTGCACGACAGCCAGATTTGGGTGCTTGACGCGGCCATCATTCAGGAAAAAATCCATTCAGATCATGAGGTCATGAGCGACATCCTGTATACGATGACCGATCGGCTCATTCATCATCAAAGCACGGTTGAACTATTGATTTCCAAGCCTGTGCCGTGGAGGCTCGCCTGGCTTCTCCAGCAATTGGGCACACCTGTTGGCGATGGCGATTCCAGAATCGACCTGGTACTGAACCATGAGGAAATATCCAACATGATCGGATGCAGCCGGCAGACGGTCTCGGAATTGCTGAGCAAATGGAAGGCCCAGGGCATCATCAGCTATGACCGGAAGCATATTGTGCTCCACAATGTACAAGCGATATTCGGTGCCGGCGGCATGAATTGA
- a CDS encoding nucleoside hydrolase: MSRIILDTDIGTNADDAVALAFALKSTEIRIEGITTVYGKVRTRAQIAQKVLDLCGAGHIPVCPGIELPLLRNRPLLRAGIEGKGLHLEESGSKFDRHAVDFIVQTVMEHPGEITLVMIGPHTNVAAAMIREPRIAECVKQIVMMGGVTRLAPNGSDLSPVEHNIQCDPEAAAIVFSSGAPILMLGLDVTRQAMFSREEADLMGSSGTPLAGTLVRMMHDFMDYMQRDFSYMCDPLAIAVLIDPTLIRTKRMDIRVQYERGEFSGQTIAEACADGNVETALEVDTARFFELLNHRLFLRDKALL; the protein is encoded by the coding sequence TTGTCGAGAATTATTTTGGATACGGATATCGGAACCAACGCGGACGATGCGGTGGCGCTCGCCTTCGCTCTTAAATCAACAGAAATCCGTATTGAAGGCATCACCACCGTCTACGGAAAAGTCCGGACCCGCGCGCAAATTGCGCAAAAAGTGCTGGATCTGTGCGGAGCCGGGCATATCCCGGTATGTCCCGGGATCGAATTACCGCTCCTGCGCAACCGTCCGCTACTCAGAGCAGGAATCGAGGGAAAAGGCTTGCATCTGGAAGAAAGCGGAAGCAAGTTTGACAGGCATGCGGTCGATTTCATCGTGCAGACTGTAATGGAGCATCCTGGAGAAATTACGCTTGTCATGATCGGTCCGCATACGAACGTTGCGGCGGCCATGATCCGGGAGCCCCGTATTGCCGAGTGTGTGAAACAGATTGTCATGATGGGCGGCGTCACCCGTCTTGCTCCTAACGGCAGCGACTTGTCCCCTGTCGAGCATAATATCCAATGTGATCCGGAAGCGGCAGCGATTGTTTTTTCAAGCGGCGCGCCCATCCTGATGCTTGGTCTGGACGTGACCCGGCAAGCCATGTTTTCCAGGGAAGAAGCTGACCTCATGGGGAGTAGCGGAACTCCGCTGGCGGGAACCCTTGTGCGGATGATGCATGATTTTATGGACTACATGCAGCGAGATTTTTCGTATATGTGCGACCCGCTCGCCATCGCTGTGCTCATTGATCCTACATTGATCCGCACCAAACGGATGGACATCCGGGTCCAGTATGAACGCGGAGAATTTTCCGGACAAACGATCGCCGAGGCATGCGCAGACGGGAATGTGGAAACAGCGCTTGAGGTTGATACTGCCCGTTTTTTTGAACTGCTGAACCACAGATTGTTTTTGCGGGATAAAGCCCTGCTTTAA
- a CDS encoding sugar ABC transporter substrate-binding protein, giving the protein MISKQPAKRFAAWCAPMLAATVLFTGCSQGAGTSADSLSSNGQGSSTPSAATEISFEAYSNYEKPLTKVVEAFEQQNPNIKVKMNLVPIDQLTETIEIKLSSKAKDLDVMFVDTPLVMNYSVKGYLEPLDSLIPADAKAKWTKSAVETVSYKDELMAAPMNSSSQVLYYNKDIFKKKGIPFPDADKRMTWEEVRDLAKQLTSDNVYGFSFEQVDKAYQLLALSDSLGAKMLSDDGLMSSGYSNSPEAVKAFQFYADLFNKDKVSPKIKKEESIDYFTSGKVAMFVSTNQNMPKIRDSGLNFGVTLHPYFAGQKVATPTGAWNVGISKYSEHKEASAKFIEFLTLGEGAKILFEEGGTLPPQIDLLNSIDTDPKYKQLPDNVIRIAAKESRETAVSRPKTPGYLEWEKNMNKAFEDMKNGADPQKALDDAVNVIDNQLKKYKGVAAN; this is encoded by the coding sequence ATGATTTCCAAACAACCGGCAAAACGCTTTGCCGCCTGGTGTGCGCCTATGTTGGCGGCAACCGTCCTTTTTACAGGCTGTTCCCAAGGAGCGGGCACATCTGCAGATTCTTTAAGCTCAAACGGGCAAGGCTCCTCCACCCCTTCGGCAGCAACGGAGATTTCATTTGAAGCCTACTCCAATTACGAGAAGCCGCTCACGAAGGTGGTTGAAGCTTTTGAACAGCAAAATCCGAACATCAAAGTCAAAATGAATCTCGTTCCGATTGACCAATTGACAGAAACGATCGAAATCAAGCTCAGCTCCAAAGCCAAGGATTTGGACGTGATGTTTGTCGATACCCCGCTGGTCATGAACTATTCCGTGAAAGGCTATCTGGAGCCGCTGGATTCTCTGATCCCAGCCGACGCCAAGGCCAAATGGACGAAATCCGCGGTGGAGACGGTGTCGTACAAAGACGAGCTCATGGCCGCGCCTATGAACAGCTCCAGCCAGGTGCTTTACTACAATAAAGATATTTTTAAAAAGAAAGGCATTCCTTTCCCGGACGCTGACAAGCGTATGACGTGGGAGGAAGTTCGGGATTTGGCGAAACAGCTGACTTCGGATAACGTATACGGGTTTTCCTTTGAGCAGGTGGACAAAGCGTACCAGCTTTTGGCCCTGTCGGATAGCCTGGGTGCCAAAATGCTCAGCGACGATGGACTGATGTCCAGCGGCTACTCGAATTCGCCGGAGGCCGTGAAGGCCTTCCAATTTTACGCGGACCTGTTCAACAAGGACAAAGTCAGCCCGAAAATCAAAAAAGAAGAATCCATCGACTATTTTACATCCGGCAAAGTGGCGATGTTCGTGTCCACCAACCAGAACATGCCGAAGATCAGGGATTCCGGCTTGAACTTTGGCGTCACGCTGCATCCGTATTTCGCGGGTCAGAAAGTAGCCACGCCGACCGGGGCATGGAACGTGGGTATCTCCAAATATTCCGAGCACAAAGAGGCATCCGCCAAGTTCATTGAATTTCTGACGCTGGGCGAAGGAGCAAAAATCCTGTTTGAAGAAGGAGGCACGCTGCCTCCACAGATCGACCTGCTTAATTCCATCGACACCGATCCGAAATATAAGCAGCTCCCTGACAATGTCATCCGCATTGCTGCCAAGGAATCGCGCGAAACTGCCGTTTCCCGTCCCAAAACACCCGGTTACCTGGAATGGGAAAAGAATATGAACAAAGCGTTTGAAGATATGAAAAACGGTGCCGATCCGCAAAAAGCGCTGGATGATGCCGTCAACGTCATAGATAACCAATTGAAAAAATATAAGGGTGTAGCAGCAAATTGA
- a CDS encoding carbohydrate ABC transporter permease — translation MKLKKNIGSILLFLLPTLAGLFLFKLYPIFSALVQSLYTTQFFTGEKSFVGLQNYQSLFVDPVFWNSLKVTLVFNLIINPLQIVLAFALAMLLNTKIKRIAFFRGIHFVPVAVSVPTACVLWNIMLSPEQGVVNSILVALGLDPQPFLGSSTQALGSIIAIASWKGVGYWALFLLAGLQEIPGSLLEASSLDGASRWKQFIHVILPLMKRPLTFIVVAVTTANFLLFSPMYILTKGGPENSTNVLMLESFNNAFLYSDMGRSYAIMVILLLITLTVVALQFKWLRTSH, via the coding sequence ATGAAACTGAAAAAAAATATTGGCTCGATCCTGCTCTTTCTGCTACCTACCCTTGCCGGGCTGTTTCTGTTTAAGCTGTATCCCATCTTCAGTGCTTTAGTGCAAAGCCTATACACGACACAATTTTTTACAGGCGAAAAAAGCTTCGTCGGATTGCAGAACTACCAATCCTTGTTCGTAGACCCCGTGTTCTGGAATTCACTGAAGGTGACGCTGGTGTTCAATCTGATCATTAACCCGCTGCAAATTGTGCTGGCCTTCGCACTGGCGATGCTGTTAAATACGAAAATCAAGCGGATAGCTTTCTTTCGCGGCATTCATTTCGTACCTGTCGCCGTATCTGTCCCGACCGCCTGCGTCTTATGGAACATTATGCTCAGCCCCGAACAAGGCGTCGTGAATTCGATCCTGGTTGCGCTGGGATTGGACCCACAGCCGTTTTTGGGCAGCAGCACCCAGGCGCTCGGCTCCATTATCGCGATTGCGTCATGGAAGGGTGTTGGCTACTGGGCGCTGTTCCTGCTGGCCGGGCTCCAGGAGATTCCCGGTTCGCTGCTTGAGGCCTCCTCTCTGGACGGAGCGAGCCGCTGGAAGCAATTTATCCATGTGATCCTTCCGCTTATGAAACGCCCGCTCACCTTTATCGTCGTGGCCGTGACGACGGCGAATTTCCTGCTGTTTTCACCGATGTACATTTTGACCAAAGGCGGGCCTGAAAACAGTACGAATGTGCTGATGCTTGAAAGCTTCAATAACGCTTTTCTATATTCCGATATGGGTAGATCGTACGCGATTATGGTCATTTTGCTGCTGATTACGCTAACTGTTGTCGCCCTGCAGTTCAAGTGGCTGCGGACCTCCCATTAG
- a CDS encoding carbohydrate ABC transporter permease — MNRFTRSHLLLYAVHIVLALLVLLPLAFAFVSSFRPLEDIYKYMSPITWKTFWPSNFTWGAYQMLFTERGFGQIFLNTFFVGAANVIGGLLLGSMAAFAFVYFEFRGKTLLFLLVLLTFMIPFEVISIPLYSLVNSLGWVDTYAGIIIPGIANGLVIFLFRQFFLELPTSLVESARMDGASWLRVYTRIVMPLCKPVTVSASLLIFIQQWESFLWPLIVTRSKEYKVIQVALSDFVTEYATYWNEMFAAVILSILLPVVLLLPLQRYYVQGIANTGSKE, encoded by the coding sequence GTGAACCGATTTACCCGTTCTCATCTGTTGTTGTATGCCGTACACATCGTTCTGGCGCTGCTGGTGCTGCTGCCGCTGGCGTTTGCCTTCGTTTCGTCGTTCCGTCCGTTGGAGGACATTTATAAATACATGTCGCCGATCACCTGGAAAACGTTTTGGCCGTCCAATTTTACATGGGGAGCTTATCAAATGCTGTTTACGGAGCGAGGGTTCGGACAAATTTTTCTGAACACGTTTTTTGTCGGGGCAGCCAACGTGATTGGCGGGCTTTTACTTGGCTCCATGGCCGCGTTCGCATTCGTATATTTTGAGTTTCGCGGAAAAACGCTGCTGTTTCTGCTGGTGCTGCTCACCTTCATGATTCCGTTCGAGGTCATCTCCATCCCGTTGTACAGCCTTGTCAACAGCCTGGGCTGGGTGGACACCTATGCGGGCATCATCATTCCCGGCATAGCCAACGGACTGGTCATCTTTCTGTTCCGTCAGTTTTTTCTCGAACTGCCGACGTCCCTGGTGGAATCTGCCCGCATGGACGGGGCCTCCTGGCTGCGGGTATACACTCGAATCGTTATGCCGCTCTGCAAGCCCGTTACCGTCAGCGCCAGCTTGCTTATTTTTATTCAGCAGTGGGAATCGTTCCTGTGGCCACTCATCGTGACGCGCTCGAAGGAGTATAAAGTGATTCAGGTCGCGCTGAGCGACTTCGTTACCGAATACGCCACCTACTGGAATGAAATGTTCGCGGCCGTCATTTTGTCCATCCTCCTCCCCGTGGTGCTGCTGCTTCCACTGCAGCGCTATTATGTGCAGGGGATTGCCAATACGGGATCGAAGGAGTAG
- the hrpB gene encoding ATP-dependent helicase HrpB: protein MTDKQLPIIQIIPELKNALQSHPAAVLIAQPGAGKTTVTPLELLHESWLVGQKMLMLEPRRLAARAAAAQMAKALGEQTGQTVGYRVRMDTKVGLNTRIEVVTEGVLTRMLQNDQALEGIGLIIFDEFHERSLHADLGLALALQSQALLRPDLKILIMSATLEAEPVCRLLGDAPLLECPGMVFPVETLHMSKPSSATLESFTAETVDKALHAHEGDLLVFLPGAREIHRTERELASRKLPAHVKVIPLYGSMKLEQQDEAIRPSADGSRKVVLATSIAESSLTIAGITVVIDSGLSRESVFSARTGMSRLTTAKVSKASADQRRGRAGRLQPGVCYRLWSAQEHAALPDASRPEIAAADLAPLALELAAWGVREPAELAWLDAPPEAAYRQATGLLRQLGCLDAAADGTAGGITAHGREVSALGAHPRLGHMLLRAANLGLAATASRLAALLQERDPFRNHGGTDLRPRLDALREAAHARSTHSLLRAADDTVIRRIVQESRQLLATLPKAAAGQDEPDGSGACGLLLAFAYPDRIAQGRGDGRFLLSGGRGARLRQVEWMSRSSYLVAAEVDDEGADGAIQLAAPIELQELIEHCSELLLEKANVYWDSSASAVRARKVLQLGSLVLKETSYERPPTEEIAVALMQGVRERGLKLLSWNRQTRQLQARLIFMHFSAPKDWPDSTEPALLDSLDSWLLPFALGAKNVSDLQRLDGAALLLGRLDWEQRQQLEQEAPTHIRVPSGSRIPVDYSNPEAPALAVRLQELFGMRDTPRIGRGHVPIVLHLLSPAQRPVQVTSDLSSFWSEAYFEVKKDLKGRYPKHYWPDDPLEAVATHRAKPKR from the coding sequence TTGACAGATAAACAACTGCCTATCATTCAAATTATACCCGAGCTTAAAAATGCACTGCAATCTCATCCGGCTGCCGTATTGATTGCACAGCCGGGAGCAGGGAAAACAACGGTTACGCCGCTGGAGCTGCTGCATGAGTCGTGGCTGGTGGGGCAAAAAATGTTGATGCTAGAGCCAAGGCGTTTGGCGGCACGTGCAGCAGCGGCGCAAATGGCGAAAGCGCTGGGTGAACAAACCGGGCAGACGGTGGGCTACCGGGTTCGCATGGACACAAAAGTAGGGCTGAATACGCGGATTGAAGTAGTTACTGAGGGCGTGCTGACCCGGATGCTGCAAAATGATCAGGCGTTGGAGGGGATCGGACTGATCATTTTTGATGAGTTTCATGAACGTAGCCTGCATGCAGATTTAGGGCTGGCGCTTGCTCTGCAAAGTCAGGCACTCCTGCGGCCGGATTTAAAAATATTGATCATGTCTGCCACACTGGAGGCCGAGCCTGTATGTCGTTTATTGGGGGACGCTCCATTGCTGGAATGTCCGGGCATGGTATTTCCGGTAGAGACTCTTCATATGTCCAAGCCTTCATCGGCCACATTAGAATCCTTTACGGCTGAGACGGTAGACAAGGCGCTTCATGCTCATGAAGGCGATCTGCTGGTATTTCTCCCGGGGGCCAGAGAAATTCATAGAACGGAACGTGAGCTGGCTTCAAGGAAATTGCCTGCACACGTCAAGGTGATTCCGCTGTATGGCAGTATGAAGCTGGAGCAGCAGGATGAAGCGATACGCCCGTCGGCTGACGGCAGCCGAAAAGTCGTATTGGCAACCTCAATTGCCGAGTCCAGCTTGACGATAGCCGGGATTACGGTAGTGATAGACAGCGGGCTGTCGCGGGAATCCGTTTTCTCCGCGAGAACCGGCATGAGCCGTTTGACCACCGCCAAGGTGTCCAAAGCCTCCGCCGATCAGCGGCGCGGCCGGGCGGGCCGCCTTCAGCCGGGCGTATGCTACCGGCTATGGAGCGCGCAGGAACACGCCGCGCTCCCCGATGCCAGCCGCCCGGAAATCGCGGCAGCGGATCTGGCTCCGCTCGCGCTGGAGCTAGCCGCCTGGGGCGTCCGCGAGCCGGCCGAGCTGGCCTGGCTGGATGCCCCGCCTGAGGCGGCGTACCGCCAGGCCACGGGCCTGCTGCGCCAGCTCGGCTGCCTGGATGCCGCAGCCGATGGCACGGCAGGCGGCATCACCGCGCACGGGCGCGAGGTGTCCGCGCTGGGCGCGCACCCGCGCCTCGGGCACATGCTGCTGCGCGCGGCCAACCTCGGCCTGGCGGCAACTGCCAGCCGCCTCGCTGCGCTGCTGCAAGAGCGGGACCCGTTCCGCAACCATGGCGGAACGGATTTGCGCCCGCGGCTGGACGCCCTGCGCGAGGCGGCTCACGCCCGCAGCACGCACAGCCTGCTGCGGGCGGCAGACGATACGGTGATTCGCCGTATCGTGCAGGAGAGTCGGCAGCTATTAGCCACGCTGCCGAAAGCAGCCGCAGGGCAGGACGAGCCTGACGGCTCCGGGGCCTGCGGGCTGCTGCTGGCCTTTGCGTATCCGGATCGGATCGCGCAGGGCCGGGGGGATGGCCGCTTTTTGCTTAGCGGCGGCAGGGGTGCGCGACTCCGACAGGTGGAGTGGATGTCGCGCTCGTCGTACCTCGTCGCCGCCGAAGTGGACGACGAGGGGGCAGACGGTGCCATTCAACTGGCGGCACCGATAGAACTGCAAGAGCTGATCGAGCATTGCAGCGAATTGTTGCTGGAGAAAGCGAACGTATACTGGGACAGCTCAGCGTCAGCAGTAAGGGCCCGTAAGGTATTACAGCTGGGCTCACTCGTTTTAAAGGAAACGTCCTATGAGCGTCCTCCGACAGAGGAAATAGCTGTCGCCTTGATGCAGGGTGTCCGTGAACGCGGTCTAAAGCTGCTGTCCTGGAATCGGCAAACCCGCCAGTTGCAGGCGCGTTTGATTTTTATGCACTTCTCGGCACCCAAGGATTGGCCAGACAGCACCGAACCAGCGTTACTGGATTCACTGGACTCGTGGCTGTTGCCTTTTGCCCTTGGAGCCAAAAATGTATCCGATCTGCAACGGCTGGACGGTGCTGCATTGCTGCTGGGCAGACTGGATTGGGAACAACGGCAGCAGCTTGAGCAGGAAGCGCCGACGCATATCCGTGTGCCCAGCGGTTCCCGTATTCCTGTCGATTATTCGAATCCCGAGGCACCTGCGCTGGCAGTGCGGCTGCAAGAGTTGTTCGGTATGCGGGATACGCCACGTATTGGACGCGGACACGTGCCGATCGTGCTGCATCTGCTGTCACCTGCACAACGACCTGTACAGGTAACTTCCGACTTGTCCAGCTTCTGGAGCGAGGCTTATTTTGAAGTCAAAAAGGATCTAAAGGGCAGATATCCCAAGCATTATTGGCCGGACGATCCGTTGGAAGCCGTGGCGACCCACAGAGCAAAGCCAAAGCGTTAG
- a CDS encoding acyltransferase, whose protein sequence is MSQKERISEVALLRGLAFAAVVLQHSVAHYAVAQGARIQDGVLMTLLLLCSKFAVPVFVFITGMVLFYNYDGPLKYGTFLRKRFMDIIVPYIIWSLLYELGNQLVQSGGHLHPLDFFQKLLNGKSSYHLWYIVMIIQCYILFPVFRYAVRRLSALLPSRWRPAALAGVGVVYILLMLAVGPMYRLMDGLQLPVVTSWFTIYADRNVIYFFFYFVLGAAAGLNVRRWNAWVTKAQIVYWPLFIVITGYLLYEMIGLFQTPRGTVLSFNYLSLLRPVMAVYCVTSIFVAYRVATWIAHKGGRVAGLLTAIGTLSYGAYLMHAFMLRVTYSFDEALFADWSLILRTLASFVLCMVFSVAGTWLLARLPLGKWIVGLRVRPRPAGSPPALQKQA, encoded by the coding sequence ATGAGTCAAAAAGAGAGAATTTCCGAAGTCGCTTTGTTGAGAGGGCTGGCTTTTGCCGCCGTTGTTCTTCAGCATTCTGTCGCACATTACGCAGTTGCGCAGGGGGCGCGCATTCAGGACGGAGTTTTGATGACCCTTTTACTGCTGTGTTCCAAATTTGCGGTTCCGGTGTTTGTGTTTATCACCGGTATGGTGTTATTTTACAATTATGATGGCCCCTTAAAGTACGGAACGTTTTTACGTAAAAGATTCATGGACATCATCGTGCCTTATATCATATGGTCTCTTTTATACGAATTGGGAAATCAGCTTGTTCAAAGTGGAGGGCATCTTCACCCGCTAGATTTTTTTCAGAAGCTTTTGAATGGGAAAAGCAGCTATCATCTGTGGTATATCGTGATGATTATCCAGTGTTATATACTATTTCCAGTTTTTCGTTATGCCGTTCGCCGTTTGTCAGCGTTATTGCCGTCAAGATGGCGACCCGCTGCATTGGCTGGAGTCGGCGTGGTGTACATCTTGCTCATGCTCGCGGTGGGACCGATGTACCGATTGATGGATGGACTCCAGCTTCCGGTGGTTACTTCCTGGTTCACCATCTATGCTGACCGTAATGTGATTTACTTTTTCTTTTATTTTGTGCTAGGCGCGGCAGCCGGGCTGAATGTCCGGCGCTGGAATGCTTGGGTAACCAAGGCGCAAATCGTATACTGGCCGCTGTTTATTGTCATTACAGGCTACTTGCTGTATGAGATGATCGGTCTGTTTCAGACGCCGAGAGGCACTGTTCTTTCCTTTAACTACTTGTCTCTGCTGCGTCCGGTCATGGCTGTATATTGTGTCACGTCTATTTTTGTCGCTTACCGTGTGGCCACGTGGATTGCTCATAAGGGCGGGCGTGTGGCGGGGTTGCTGACTGCCATCGGGACATTGTCCTATGGAGCGTATCTGATGCACGCCTTTATGCTGCGTGTCACGTACTCTTTTGACGAGGCGCTGTTTGCAGACTGGAGCCTGATTCTTCGCACGCTGGCTTCGTTCGTCCTTTGTATGGTCTTTTCCGTTGCGGGTACGTGGCTGTTGGCACGTTTGCCTCTGGGAAAATGGATTGTGGGGCTTCGAGTTCGTCCACGCCCGGCCGGAAGCCCGCCAGCCTTGCAAAAGCAAGCCTGA
- a CDS encoding helix-turn-helix transcriptional regulator: MAFMISQRAFIKIYLITMVEKHRGYGYQMLESMKDEFSGFGYVPPQSEVYRALHELVQEGVFYRTKRLKGTDPRVDFQEIVLYHFTDDGEEKARLYKKQVKTDLDRCLGMLHKAEQDNYS, translated from the coding sequence ATGGCGTTTATGATATCCCAGCGGGCTTTTATCAAAATTTATCTGATCACAATGGTGGAAAAGCATCGCGGTTATGGATATCAGATGCTCGAATCGATGAAGGATGAGTTTAGTGGCTTTGGATATGTTCCGCCTCAGAGTGAGGTCTATCGGGCGCTGCATGAGCTGGTGCAGGAGGGCGTTTTTTACCGTACCAAACGGTTAAAAGGAACAGATCCCCGCGTAGATTTTCAGGAAATTGTACTCTATCATTTTACAGATGATGGGGAGGAGAAAGCGCGACTATACAAGAAGCAGGTCAAAACCGATTTGGACCGTTGCTTAGGTATGCTGCACAAAGCGGAACAAGACAACTATTCCTGA
- a CDS encoding Gfo/Idh/MocA family protein: MGRKLKWGILGTAEIAKIAVIPAIQQSERGEVLGIASRNADKAAEAAQEFDIPKSYGSYEELLADPEIGAVYIPLPNHLHEEWTIRAAEAGKHVLCEKPSSLSSAGTSRMIEACKSAGVIFAEAFMYRYHPKHRRIKEIINSGEIGDIRGIHCTFTFNNSDEADNVRFNKSMGGGSLYDAGVYPISAARMYLDREPEAVTVHALFSPEHDNVDMMASGLLEFPGGVNLTFDCGMWAANRSNMEVLGSKGTIAMPKMFGWERSSVVPQIFVHVGSVTREERLKGYNSFELQADAFAKAVLDGVPLPYEPEDAVSNMKVIDACIESARSRKRVEIR; the protein is encoded by the coding sequence ATGGGTAGAAAGCTGAAATGGGGAATTTTAGGCACTGCAGAGATTGCCAAAATTGCTGTAATTCCGGCGATTCAGCAATCCGAACGTGGAGAAGTACTTGGGATTGCTAGTCGCAATGCGGATAAAGCCGCCGAGGCCGCCCAGGAGTTCGATATTCCGAAAAGCTATGGAAGCTACGAGGAATTGTTGGCTGATCCCGAAATCGGGGCGGTGTACATCCCCTTGCCGAACCATCTGCATGAAGAGTGGACGATCAGGGCCGCGGAAGCGGGAAAGCACGTTTTGTGCGAAAAACCATCCTCTCTTAGCTCAGCCGGGACAAGCCGCATGATTGAAGCATGTAAAAGTGCAGGAGTCATTTTTGCAGAAGCTTTTATGTATCGCTATCATCCGAAGCATCGACGAATTAAGGAAATCATTAATAGCGGTGAAATTGGTGACATTCGCGGCATTCATTGCACATTCACGTTCAACAATTCCGACGAGGCAGATAATGTGCGCTTCAATAAAAGCATGGGCGGTGGATCGTTGTACGATGCAGGCGTATATCCGATTTCGGCGGCCCGTATGTACTTGGACCGGGAGCCGGAGGCGGTGACAGTACATGCTTTATTTTCACCAGAGCATGACAATGTCGATATGATGGCATCCGGCCTGCTGGAATTTCCGGGCGGGGTGAACCTTACCTTCGATTGTGGCATGTGGGCCGCGAACCGTTCCAATATGGAGGTTCTGGGTAGCAAAGGGACGATTGCGATGCCTAAAATGTTCGGCTGGGAGAGATCGTCTGTCGTACCGCAAATTTTTGTCCATGTCGGTTCGGTTACACGCGAGGAACGACTTAAAGGTTACAATTCCTTTGAGCTGCAAGCGGATGCTTTTGCCAAAGCGGTGCTTGACGGTGTTCCGTTGCCGTATGAACCCGAAGACGCGGTAAGTAATATGAAGGTGATCGACGCTTGTATCGAGTCGGCTCGCAGCCGGAAACGGGTAGAGATCAGATAA